Proteins encoded within one genomic window of Acidiferrobacter thiooxydans:
- the erpA gene encoding iron-sulfur cluster insertion protein ErpA, producing MGMVGGIEDPITVSASALEKMRALMDEEGQGPLYLRIWVGGGGCAGFQYGFCFERTTEPGDRVIEKDGVQVVIDPLSLPYLTGVDIDYRDDLKRARFVVKNPNARTTCGCGNSFSA from the coding sequence ATGGGAATGGTCGGCGGCATCGAGGACCCCATTACGGTAAGCGCGAGCGCACTCGAAAAGATGCGCGCGCTCATGGATGAAGAAGGTCAGGGCCCGCTTTACCTGCGCATATGGGTGGGTGGTGGCGGTTGCGCCGGATTCCAATATGGCTTTTGCTTTGAGAGAACCACCGAGCCCGGGGACCGGGTCATCGAGAAAGATGGCGTCCAGGTGGTCATAGACCCGCTCAGCCTGCCGTATCTCACGGGCGTCGACATCGACTACCGGGACGATCTGAAGAGGGCGCGCTTTGTCGTGAAAAACCCGAACGCGCGCACGACCTGCGGCTGCGGTAACTCGTTTTCCGCGTAA
- a CDS encoding FAD-dependent monooxygenase yields MSEHFDAIVVGAGPAGNAAAYTMAKAGLKVLQIERGEYSGSKNVQGAILYADALERIIPDFREDAPLERHVIEQRVWVLDDESCTGGTYRSADFSKPPYNRYTIIRSQFDRWFSQKVRDAGALVVCETTVLDLHMDGHRVVGVRTDREHGSVYADIVVLADGVNSLLARKAGFHEELKPRDVALAVKEIHFLPESTIEERFNVKGTEGVVIEMAGKITQGMVGTGFLYTNKESVTVGVGCLLSDFKKSGVAPYALLEQMKAHPAIQPLLAGGEMKEYTAHLIPEGGYKAIPAVYGDGWLMVGDAGMFVNAVHREGSNLAMTTGRLAAETVIDLKAQGKTMTAQNLARYRKALDESFVMKDLKKYKDVPDIMDRNRQFFTAYPNLVSQAAHTLLTVDGVDKKTKERSIRRKFTRARTTLGLFADAFRLWRAFE; encoded by the coding sequence ATGTCCGAGCATTTTGATGCCATTGTCGTGGGTGCGGGGCCGGCTGGAAATGCCGCCGCCTATACCATGGCCAAGGCCGGTCTCAAGGTCTTGCAGATCGAGCGCGGCGAGTATTCGGGATCCAAGAATGTCCAGGGGGCGATCCTGTATGCCGATGCCCTGGAGCGGATCATCCCGGATTTCCGCGAGGACGCACCGCTCGAGCGCCATGTCATCGAGCAGCGCGTCTGGGTCCTGGATGACGAGTCCTGTACCGGCGGCACCTACCGGTCGGCGGACTTCAGCAAGCCCCCTTATAATCGCTACACGATCATCCGCTCCCAATTCGATCGCTGGTTTTCGCAAAAGGTGCGGGACGCCGGGGCGTTGGTCGTATGCGAGACCACCGTGCTCGATCTGCATATGGACGGACACCGCGTGGTGGGGGTGCGCACCGATCGCGAGCACGGCTCCGTCTATGCCGATATCGTCGTCCTCGCCGATGGCGTGAACTCGCTGCTCGCACGCAAGGCCGGGTTTCACGAGGAATTGAAGCCGAGGGACGTGGCATTGGCCGTAAAGGAGATCCATTTCCTCCCGGAATCGACCATCGAGGAGCGCTTCAACGTCAAAGGCACCGAGGGTGTCGTCATCGAGATGGCCGGCAAGATCACCCAGGGCATGGTGGGTACGGGGTTTTTATATACGAACAAGGAGTCGGTGACCGTTGGTGTCGGTTGTCTGCTCTCGGACTTCAAGAAGAGCGGGGTCGCGCCTTATGCCCTGCTCGAGCAGATGAAGGCGCATCCCGCCATACAGCCGCTGCTCGCGGGTGGCGAGATGAAGGAGTACACCGCGCACCTGATCCCGGAGGGCGGATATAAGGCCATCCCCGCAGTCTATGGCGACGGATGGCTCATGGTAGGCGACGCCGGCATGTTCGTAAACGCCGTGCACCGCGAGGGATCGAACTTGGCCATGACCACCGGGCGGCTTGCGGCCGAGACGGTCATCGATCTGAAGGCCCAAGGCAAGACCATGACCGCGCAAAATCTAGCGCGCTATCGCAAGGCCCTAGATGAGAGCTTCGTCATGAAGGATCTCAAAAAATACAAGGACGTGCCGGATATCATGGACCGGAACCGCCAGTTCTTCACCGCCTACCCCAATCTCGTGAGCCAGGCGGCACATACCCTGTTGACTGTCGATGGTGTCGACAAGAAAACCAAGGAGCGCTCCATCCGCAGAAAATTCACCCGCGCGCGCACGACCCTTGGGTTGTTCGCCGACGCCTTCAGGCTGTGGAGGGCATTCGAATGA
- a CDS encoding cysteine desulfurase family protein, translating to MTEKVAADIYLDNNATGAVARECLEAMLACLRPGVGNPSSRHAAGMRAKGLLQEARGEVAALLGARPPEIVFTSCGTEANHMAILGALARDPQRTHIVTSTVEHPSTLMLLRHLEETGIRVSRVPVDTEGRLDPDAVRAALAPDTALVTLMWANNETGVLFPIARIAEATRAAGVPFHVDAVQAAGRVPIDLTQVPVELLSLSGHKLHAPPGAGVLFVRKGFRIAPLLWGHQERRMRGGIENLPAIVGLGSACALAREDLETQARRVCGLRDDLERGIMACFPAARIHGAGAPRLPNTSNVGFATLDGEQIMDALDRHGVAVSLGAACALGGSEPSHVLTAMGLERRSALASIRFSLGRYNTQACVERVLTLLPGILGEVAARAA from the coding sequence ATGACCGAAAAAGTAGCGGCCGATATCTATCTCGATAATAACGCCACCGGGGCCGTGGCGCGCGAGTGCCTGGAGGCCATGCTTGCCTGCCTGCGGCCTGGCGTCGGCAATCCGTCCAGCCGCCATGCCGCCGGCATGCGTGCCAAGGGTCTCCTTCAGGAGGCGCGTGGCGAGGTCGCGGCGCTCCTCGGTGCGCGGCCGCCGGAGATCGTGTTCACGAGCTGTGGCACCGAGGCCAACCATATGGCCATCCTCGGCGCCCTCGCCCGGGACCCGCAGCGCACACACATCGTCACGAGCACCGTCGAGCACCCCTCGACACTGATGTTGTTGCGCCACCTGGAGGAAACGGGAATACGCGTCTCCCGTGTCCCGGTCGACACCGAAGGCAGGCTCGATCCCGACGCGGTGCGCGCCGCGCTCGCGCCCGATACCGCGCTTGTCACGCTCATGTGGGCCAACAACGAGACCGGCGTGTTGTTTCCGATCGCACGCATCGCCGAGGCGACGCGTGCGGCGGGCGTGCCGTTCCATGTGGACGCGGTACAGGCGGCCGGCAGGGTCCCGATCGATCTTACGCAGGTACCGGTCGAGCTGTTGTCTTTGTCCGGCCATAAACTGCATGCGCCTCCCGGGGCCGGGGTGTTGTTCGTGCGCAAGGGGTTCAGGATTGCCCCGCTTCTATGGGGGCACCAGGAGCGGCGGATGCGCGGCGGGATCGAAAACCTGCCGGCCATCGTGGGTCTCGGGAGCGCCTGCGCGCTGGCCCGCGAGGATCTGGAGACGCAGGCCCGGCGCGTGTGCGGGCTGCGCGACGACCTTGAGCGCGGCATCATGGCGTGCTTTCCCGCGGCCAGGATCCATGGGGCCGGGGCGCCGCGATTGCCCAATACCAGCAATGTCGGGTTCGCGACGTTGGATGGCGAACAGATCATGGATGCCCTCGATCGTCATGGCGTGGCCGTCTCCCTGGGGGCGGCGTGCGCGCTCGGCGGCAGCGAGCCGTCGCACGTCTTGACCGCCATGGGGCTCGAGCGGCGCTCGGCCCTGGCGTCGATCCGGTTTTCGTTGGGGCGATATAACACACAGGCCTGCGTCGAGCGGGTCTTGACCCTGCTCCCCGGCATCCTGGGCGAGGTCGCGGCACGCGCGGCGTAG
- a CDS encoding HesB/IscA family protein: protein MCMTITPSALKFMRRLLRMSGNPSSGIRLLATPGGCSGTSVEFSVETSGFAGDVTIEYEGLAIHMPPATQELLDRCTLDFSDTLHSLGFTVLDPKGGGCGCATAGEGAAVVDISRLRRGS from the coding sequence ATGTGCATGACGATTACGCCATCAGCGCTCAAGTTTATGCGCCGCCTGCTGCGCATGAGTGGCAATCCCTCGTCAGGGATCCGCCTGCTCGCTACCCCCGGAGGTTGTTCCGGGACGAGTGTCGAGTTCAGCGTCGAGACCTCGGGATTCGCGGGCGATGTGACGATCGAGTATGAAGGTCTCGCCATCCATATGCCGCCTGCGACCCAGGAGTTACTGGACCGCTGCACCCTGGACTTTTCGGATACGCTCCATTCCTTGGGTTTCACGGTCCTCGATCCAAAGGGCGGTGGCTGCGGCTGTGCGACCGCCGGCGAGGGAGCGGCGGTCGTCGATATCAGCCGGCTGAGGCGCGGCTCCTGA
- a CDS encoding electron transfer flavoprotein subunit beta/FixA family protein: protein MHILVCIKQVPDSAQIRVHPVTNTIMRQGVPAIVNPYDLYALEEALRLKDRYRARVTVLCMGPPQAEAALRKALAFGADEAILLTDRAFAGADTLATSYALSAAIRQVHQGLPVDLVFAGKQTIDGDTAQVGPGIATRLDMQLLTYVSKIVSLDLTAREIVVHRRSEGGVQVLKTRLPALITVLEGINEMRFASLTDMFRAERHRLTIWSKDDAHIEDVTKIGLKGSPTAVSKVFAPTPTNRRAEIIETQSGQPVDLAATLVAKLLSRHPDVALAINPSLELDGRSL from the coding sequence ATGCATATTCTGGTGTGCATCAAACAGGTGCCTGACAGCGCGCAGATCCGCGTGCATCCGGTCACCAACACGATCATGCGTCAAGGGGTTCCGGCGATCGTCAACCCCTACGATCTCTATGCCCTGGAGGAGGCGCTGCGCCTGAAGGATCGCTACCGCGCGCGCGTCACGGTGTTGTGTATGGGGCCGCCCCAGGCCGAGGCGGCGCTGCGCAAGGCGCTGGCGTTCGGCGCCGACGAGGCGATCCTCTTGACCGATCGCGCGTTCGCCGGCGCCGATACCTTGGCTACGAGTTACGCCCTGTCGGCGGCCATACGCCAAGTCCATCAGGGCCTGCCGGTCGATCTTGTGTTTGCCGGCAAGCAGACCATAGACGGGGATACCGCGCAGGTGGGGCCGGGGATCGCCACCCGCCTCGACATGCAGTTGTTGACCTATGTGAGCAAGATCGTCTCCCTCGACCTGACGGCCCGGGAGATCGTCGTGCATAGGCGGTCGGAGGGTGGCGTGCAGGTCTTGAAGACCCGGTTGCCGGCGCTCATCACGGTGCTGGAGGGCATCAACGAGATGCGCTTTGCCTCGCTGACCGACATGTTCCGTGCGGAGCGCCACCGGCTCACGATCTGGAGCAAGGACGATGCCCATATCGAGGATGTCACCAAGATCGGGCTGAAAGGTTCGCCGACCGCGGTCTCCAAGGTATTTGCGCCGACCCCGACCAATCGCCGCGCGGAGATCATCGAGACACAAAGCGGCCAGCCGGTAGATCTGGCGGCGACCCTGGTCGCCAAGCTCTTGTCCCGGCACCCGGACGTGGCGCTCGCCATCAACCCTTCCCTTGAGCTCGATGGGAGATCCTTATGA
- a CDS encoding electron transfer flavoprotein subunit alpha/FixB family protein — protein MTATPNAPTPRPAGRRAQKLDERLAGYKGVWVFVEYERGQVHPVSWELLGEGRKLADALKVELAAVLLGPPDGAVRGFCDQAIHYGADLCYLACHPVLKDYRNAPYSAVLTELVNRYCPEILLLGATTLGRDLAGSVATTLKTGLTADCTGLAIDPENRGLAATRPTFGGSLLCTIVTLNYRPQMATIRPRVMAMPSADAGRTGRVIEHPVTFLEESIITKVLEFIPDDRAAEANLPFADIIVSGGRGMKRQENFRLIQDLARVLGAEVGASRPVIQAGWVGADRQVGQSGKTVRPRLYIAAGISGAVQHRVGMDKSDVIIAINEDANAPIFDFAHYGIVGNAMTILPALTQAFTEHLRARKQAC, from the coding sequence ATGACAGCCACACCAAACGCCCCGACCCCGCGCCCTGCAGGGCGCCGTGCCCAGAAGCTCGACGAGCGCCTGGCCGGCTACAAGGGTGTCTGGGTATTCGTCGAATATGAGCGCGGTCAGGTCCATCCAGTCTCCTGGGAGTTGCTGGGCGAGGGCCGCAAGCTCGCCGATGCCCTCAAGGTGGAGCTCGCCGCGGTGCTGCTCGGTCCGCCGGACGGCGCCGTGCGCGGGTTCTGCGATCAGGCGATCCACTATGGCGCGGATCTCTGCTATCTCGCGTGCCATCCCGTCCTAAAGGATTACCGCAACGCCCCCTATAGCGCTGTCCTAACCGAGCTCGTCAATCGCTACTGTCCGGAGATCCTGTTGCTCGGCGCGACCACGCTCGGGCGCGATCTCGCCGGCAGCGTGGCCACGACCTTGAAGACCGGACTCACGGCCGACTGCACGGGGCTTGCGATTGATCCCGAGAACCGCGGGCTCGCCGCCACCCGCCCGACCTTCGGCGGCAGCCTGTTATGTACCATCGTGACGCTGAATTACCGCCCGCAGATGGCGACCATACGCCCGCGCGTCATGGCCATGCCCTCGGCGGACGCGGGGCGTACGGGACGCGTCATAGAGCATCCGGTGACCTTCCTCGAAGAGTCGATCATCACCAAGGTCCTGGAGTTCATTCCCGATGACCGCGCCGCCGAGGCCAATCTGCCGTTCGCCGACATTATCGTGAGCGGTGGGCGGGGGATGAAGCGCCAAGAGAACTTCCGCCTCATCCAGGACCTGGCGCGGGTGCTTGGTGCCGAGGTGGGTGCCAGCCGGCCGGTCATTCAGGCCGGCTGGGTCGGTGCCGACCGTCAGGTCGGGCAGTCGGGGAAGACCGTGCGCCCGCGGCTTTATATCGCGGCGGGCATCTCGGGGGCCGTGCAGCACCGGGTCGGCATGGATAAATCGGACGTGATCATTGCCATCAACGAAGACGCCAACGCCCCGATCTTCGATTTCGCGCATTACGGTATCGTCGGCAACGCCATGACCATCCTGCCGGCCCTGACCCAGGCGTTCACAGAGCATTTACGAGCCCGCAAGCAGGCCTGCTGA
- a CDS encoding ferredoxin family protein — translation MIRIEEKLFQNRYRVDAGRSHIEIADPDVCAVHCQDKPCTYCCPAGCYAEDNGGRVTLITDGCLECGTCRVICGEHRNVRWEYPRGGYGILFKFG, via the coding sequence ATGATACGCATAGAAGAGAAGCTCTTCCAAAACCGTTATCGCGTGGATGCCGGACGATCGCATATCGAGATCGCCGACCCCGATGTCTGCGCCGTTCATTGCCAAGACAAGCCCTGCACCTATTGTTGTCCGGCCGGCTGCTACGCCGAGGACAACGGTGGGCGTGTGACGTTGATCACCGATGGATGCCTGGAGTGCGGGACCTGCCGTGTGATCTGCGGTGAACACCGTAACGTCCGCTGGGAATACCCGCGCGGGGGTTATGGGATATTGTTCAAGTTCGGCTAA
- a CDS encoding 4Fe-4S binding protein: MPYKIISSQCTACSACEPECPNNAIREKDGTYIIKPDKCTECIGYFDDPQCVAVCPVENTCVVDSSVPRYQA, translated from the coding sequence ATGCCATACAAGATCATAAGTTCGCAGTGCACGGCATGCTCGGCCTGCGAGCCCGAGTGCCCGAACAATGCCATCCGGGAAAAGGATGGCACGTACATCATAAAGCCCGACAAGTGCACGGAGTGCATCGGGTATTTCGATGATCCGCAATGCGTGGCGGTGTGCCCGGTCGAGAACACGTGCGTGGTCGACTCAAGCGTCCCACGCTATCAGGCTTAA
- the nifW gene encoding nitrogenase-stabilizing/protective protein NifW: MKDRSQGSEGQRLFRDLAALSAAEEFFEYFAVPYDRHVVNVNRLHILKRFRQYLATALDDPPADREGLYALCASLLAKSHADFARSSAQAEKVFRVFQDPTPQIAVTAIQRALATRPKGE, from the coding sequence ATGAAGGACCGGTCTCAGGGATCTGAAGGCCAGCGGCTGTTTCGCGATCTGGCCGCATTGTCGGCAGCCGAAGAGTTTTTCGAATACTTCGCGGTGCCCTATGACCGACACGTCGTGAACGTCAACCGCCTCCATATCCTGAAGCGCTTTCGCCAATATCTGGCGACCGCCCTCGATGACCCGCCCGCCGATCGCGAGGGCCTGTACGCCCTGTGCGCATCGCTGCTCGCCAAATCCCATGCCGACTTCGCACGCTCCAGCGCGCAGGCCGAGAAGGTGTTCCGGGTGTTTCAGGACCCGACGCCGCAGATCGCGGTCACGGCCATTCAGCGCGCCCTTGCCACGCGCCCCAAGGGGGAATGA
- the nifT gene encoding putative nitrogen fixation protein NifT, with protein sequence MKVMIRKNRDGVLSAYVAKKDLEEPIVAMERAAMWGGRVTLANGWQLELPALAAETALPITVEARRIGEA encoded by the coding sequence ATGAAGGTCATGATTCGCAAAAACCGCGACGGGGTGCTGTCTGCCTACGTCGCCAAGAAGGATCTCGAGGAGCCGATTGTGGCCATGGAGCGGGCGGCCATGTGGGGTGGCCGCGTGACGCTCGCCAACGGCTGGCAGCTGGAACTGCCGGCGCTGGCGGCGGAGACCGCGCTGCCGATCACAGTCGAGGCCCGGCGCATCGGAGAGGCATAA
- the nifB gene encoding nitrogenase cofactor biosynthesis protein NifB — MESKGNWDALPPQGPTDATASPTLDHKGCGASGGAGKASCGSSMAPQDMAPGVWDKVKNHPCYSEEAHHHYARMHVAVAPACNIQCNYCNRKYDCANESRPGVVSERLTPEQAARKTLAVASAIPQMTVLGIAGPGDPLANPEKTFKTFELIAREAPDIKLCLSTNGLALPDYVDRIKDLNVDHVTITINMVDPDVGARIYPWIYYRHKRHTGREAAQILHERQMQGLEMLTERGILCKVNSVMIPGINDQHLVEVNKAVKSRGAFLHNIMPLISAPEHGTVFGLAGQRGPTAQELKALQDRCEGQMNMMRHCRQCRADAVGLLGEDRSSEFTTEKVMEMELTYDGAARRAYQEAVEDQRNEKIAAKEAELEGLRDRGADIAILVAVATKGEGRVNEHFGHAKEFQIYEVSPTGAKFVGHRRVDLYCQGGYGEEDALPTIIRALNDCTAVLVAKIGGCPRATLKEAGIEPVDACAYEFIDAAAIAYYKDYIDRIEKGEITPVLKGDAAIRQGAYVAA, encoded by the coding sequence ATGGAGTCAAAAGGGAATTGGGATGCGCTGCCGCCGCAAGGCCCTACGGACGCAACCGCCTCGCCCACTCTTGACCATAAGGGGTGTGGGGCCTCGGGCGGCGCCGGCAAGGCTAGCTGTGGATCATCCATGGCGCCGCAGGACATGGCCCCGGGCGTCTGGGACAAGGTCAAGAATCACCCCTGTTACAGTGAAGAGGCACACCATCACTATGCGCGCATGCATGTGGCGGTGGCGCCCGCCTGCAACATCCAGTGCAACTACTGCAATCGCAAGTATGACTGCGCAAACGAGTCGCGCCCGGGCGTGGTGAGCGAGCGCCTGACCCCCGAGCAGGCGGCGCGCAAGACCCTGGCCGTGGCGAGCGCCATACCGCAGATGACCGTCCTTGGCATCGCCGGCCCCGGCGATCCGTTGGCCAATCCCGAAAAGACCTTCAAGACCTTCGAGCTCATTGCGCGCGAGGCCCCGGACATCAAGCTCTGCCTGTCCACAAATGGGCTCGCGCTTCCTGACTATGTCGACCGGATCAAGGACTTGAATGTCGATCATGTGACCATCACCATCAACATGGTCGACCCGGATGTCGGCGCCCGGATCTACCCCTGGATCTATTACCGACATAAGCGCCACACTGGACGCGAGGCCGCCCAGATCCTCCACGAGCGGCAGATGCAGGGCCTGGAGATGCTGACCGAGCGGGGCATTCTCTGCAAGGTCAATTCGGTCATGATCCCGGGGATCAACGATCAGCACTTGGTCGAGGTCAACAAGGCCGTGAAATCGCGCGGCGCGTTCCTGCACAACATCATGCCGCTCATCTCCGCGCCCGAGCACGGAACGGTGTTCGGTCTTGCCGGGCAACGCGGTCCCACGGCCCAGGAACTGAAGGCCCTGCAGGACCGTTGCGAGGGCCAGATGAACATGATGCGTCACTGCCGGCAGTGCCGGGCGGACGCCGTGGGCCTGTTGGGCGAGGACCGGTCGTCGGAGTTCACCACCGAAAAGGTCATGGAGATGGAGCTTACCTATGATGGCGCGGCGCGGCGCGCCTATCAGGAGGCGGTGGAAGACCAGAGAAATGAAAAGATCGCAGCCAAGGAGGCGGAACTCGAGGGTCTGCGTGACCGGGGCGCCGATATCGCGATTCTGGTGGCGGTGGCCACGAAGGGCGAGGGACGCGTGAATGAACACTTCGGGCATGCCAAGGAGTTCCAGATCTACGAGGTGAGCCCCACGGGCGCCAAGTTCGTGGGCCACCGCCGCGTCGATCTGTACTGCCAGGGCGGCTACGGCGAGGAAGACGCCCTGCCGACTATCATCCGCGCGCTCAATGATTGCACGGCGGTGCTTGTCGCCAAGATCGGCGGCTGCCCGCGCGCGACCTTAAAGGAGGCGGGCATAGAGCCCGTTGACGCGTGCGCCTATGAGTTCATAGATGCGGCCGCCATCGCCTACTACAAGGACTACATCGATCGGATCGAGAAGGGCGAGATCACGCCTGTCCTTAAAGGTGACGCGGCGATCCGCCAGGGCGCGTATGTCGCCGCCTGA
- a CDS encoding putative bifunctional diguanylate cyclase/phosphodiesterase encodes MAEHEQACVPSGDRTAEAERLAILQVLIDVLALPLTAGPRAGPLLRRICTGLVAASPAITFAYYVVLDEHADELRPEFSAGACAPDLRITRGQVALLWAIARARRVRLYHAADPRTPAWLWPGHDARELVLFPFGVAPTQGIGVVGAREAGFFTRVGLESFSAFMNLGDLTLTLRMLALRDPLTGLPNRALFLDRLIHACAHARRMERLLGVVLLDLDGFKLVNDRDGHAAGDALLRRVGRAIQSFLRPGDTLARIGGDEFALLFVDIPCLNDLEALCERLLKVLREIGLTQSAPPGLAITGSLGVTVFPLDDNDADTLMRHADLALYAAKAGGRDQYRVHSVEFEEAAHQGLKVREMVRAALGENRMTLYYQPIVRIDGPVVGAEALLRLRHDDYGLLAPGAFAGVLDSGPLARALGRHVLETAAAHAERWIMAEVRTPEGLPLRISVNVSAAYLLDPGFLGDVRATLARHPRLMPAALEIEITESAPLRDLADVHQILHACLALGLRVALDDFGTGSASLTYLQKLPAQTLKIDQSFVRDMAHDPKDYAIVSAVAHVGHLLGLDVVAEGVETDRHLEFLRGLGCVCVQGYAIARPMSADDLPGWCRMYEKRRTAAR; translated from the coding sequence ATGGCGGAACACGAACAGGCGTGCGTGCCCTCCGGGGATAGGACCGCCGAGGCCGAGCGTCTGGCCATCCTGCAGGTCTTGATCGACGTCCTGGCCCTGCCGCTTACCGCCGGCCCCCGCGCCGGGCCGCTTCTGCGGCGCATCTGCACGGGTCTGGTGGCGGCCAGTCCCGCCATTACGTTCGCGTACTATGTCGTCCTCGATGAGCACGCAGATGAGCTGCGCCCCGAGTTCTCGGCGGGGGCCTGTGCCCCGGACCTGCGGATTACGCGCGGCCAGGTGGCCTTGTTGTGGGCCATCGCGCGCGCCCGGCGCGTGCGTTTGTATCACGCCGCTGATCCCCGTACGCCGGCGTGGCTGTGGCCCGGCCACGACGCGCGCGAGCTCGTGCTATTTCCGTTCGGCGTGGCCCCCACGCAGGGGATCGGCGTCGTGGGCGCGCGCGAGGCGGGTTTCTTCACAAGGGTCGGTCTCGAGTCGTTCTCGGCGTTCATGAATCTCGGTGACCTCACCCTCACCCTGAGGATGCTCGCGTTGCGCGATCCCCTCACCGGATTACCGAATCGCGCGCTGTTTCTCGATCGCCTCATTCATGCCTGCGCGCACGCGCGCCGCATGGAACGTCTCCTTGGGGTGGTGTTGCTCGATCTCGATGGCTTCAAGCTCGTCAATGACCGGGACGGACATGCTGCGGGCGATGCCCTCCTGCGACGGGTCGGCCGGGCCATACAGTCGTTTTTGCGTCCCGGCGACACGCTCGCCCGGATCGGCGGCGACGAGTTTGCCCTGTTGTTCGTCGACATACCCTGCCTCAACGATCTCGAGGCCCTGTGCGAGCGCCTGTTGAAGGTCCTGCGCGAGATCGGGCTCACGCAGTCGGCCCCGCCGGGGCTTGCCATCACGGGAAGCCTCGGGGTCACGGTGTTTCCGCTCGATGACAACGACGCCGATACCCTCATGCGTCATGCCGATCTCGCGCTCTATGCGGCCAAGGCCGGGGGCCGTGATCAATACCGGGTCCACAGTGTGGAATTCGAGGAGGCCGCCCATCAGGGTCTCAAGGTGCGCGAGATGGTACGGGCGGCGCTCGGTGAAAATCGCATGACCCTGTATTACCAGCCGATCGTGCGTATCGATGGACCGGTCGTGGGCGCCGAGGCCCTGCTGCGGCTTCGGCATGACGACTACGGCCTTTTGGCGCCGGGGGCCTTTGCGGGCGTCCTCGATTCTGGCCCGCTGGCCCGCGCCCTCGGACGCCATGTCCTGGAGACCGCGGCCGCGCACGCCGAGCGCTGGATAATGGCCGAGGTGCGCACGCCCGAAGGCCTGCCGTTACGCATCTCGGTCAATGTGAGCGCCGCTTACCTGCTCGATCCCGGCTTTCTCGGGGACGTGCGCGCGACGCTTGCGCGTCACCCCCGGCTTATGCCCGCGGCGCTCGAGATCGAGATAACCGAGTCCGCGCCCTTGCGGGATCTCGCCGACGTCCATCAGATCTTGCATGCCTGTCTGGCGCTCGGGCTGCGCGTGGCGCTCGACGACTTCGGGACCGGATCCGCTTCACTCACCTATCTGCAGAAGCTGCCCGCGCAAACCCTGAAGATCGATCAGAGCTTCGTCCGCGACATGGCCCATGACCCCAAGGACTACGCGATCGTCTCCGCGGTCGCGCACGTCGGCCATCTCCTGGGGCTGGACGTCGTGGCCGAAGGGGTCGAGACCGATCGCCACCTGGAATTCCTCCGCGGCCTCGGTTGTGTGTGCGTGCAGGGCTATGCCATCGCCCGCCCCATGTCCGCGGACGATCTCCCGGGCTGGTGCCGGATGTACGAAAAGCGCCGCACCGCGGCCCGCTGA
- a CDS encoding nitrogen fixation protein NifZ has protein sequence MKINRDSDTVELNGPPQFEYGQKVRSRKTVRNDGTFPGKDIGDILVKKGDEGYVTSIGTFLQQFYIYGVDFVANGYRVGMKARELEGMTPIDGADMGC, from the coding sequence GTGAAGATCAATCGGGACAGCGACACGGTGGAGCTGAATGGGCCACCGCAATTCGAGTATGGGCAGAAGGTCCGCTCGCGCAAGACCGTGCGCAATGATGGCACCTTTCCTGGCAAGGACATAGGCGACATCCTCGTGAAGAAGGGCGACGAGGGCTATGTGACGAGCATCGGGACCTTTTTACAGCAGTTTTATATCTACGGCGTGGACTTCGTGGCCAATGGCTATCGGGTGGGCATGAAGGCGCGCGAGCTCGAGGGTATGACGCCCATCGACGGCGCGGACATGGGGTGTTGA